In Acidiphilium acidophilum, one genomic interval encodes:
- a CDS encoding enoyl-CoA hydratase/isomerase family protein, protein MNGPVELTIDGAGIATVMLDRPEIHNAFDDTMIGALNEVFARIAADRSIRMMCLEGRGRSFSAGADLNWMRRSSDYSPAENLADAEDLARLMAALDRLEIPTIALVQGAAFGGGVGLVACCDIAIAAEGARFGFSEVRLGLIPAVISPYVVRAIGARQARRYFQTGEVIDAATALRLGLVHEVVPSGAVAATRARIIDALRQGGPSAMRAAKTLVADVANRPIETGLMSATAQLISAHRASPEGREGLAAFLEKRAPSWRID, encoded by the coding sequence ATGAATGGTCCCGTGGAACTGACGATCGATGGTGCTGGTATCGCAACCGTGATGCTCGACCGGCCGGAAATTCACAATGCGTTCGACGATACCATGATCGGTGCGTTGAACGAGGTGTTCGCCCGCATCGCCGCGGACCGCTCGATCCGGATGATGTGTCTGGAAGGGCGGGGGCGGAGTTTTTCCGCTGGTGCGGATCTGAACTGGATGCGCCGGAGTTCCGACTACTCGCCAGCGGAAAATCTCGCCGATGCCGAGGATCTGGCGCGGCTGATGGCGGCGCTCGACCGGTTGGAGATTCCGACCATCGCGCTGGTGCAGGGGGCGGCGTTCGGCGGCGGGGTCGGGCTCGTCGCGTGCTGCGACATCGCGATCGCGGCGGAGGGCGCGCGGTTCGGTTTTTCCGAGGTGCGGTTGGGGCTGATCCCGGCGGTGATCAGCCCCTACGTGGTCCGGGCGATCGGGGCGCGGCAGGCACGGCGGTATTTTCAGACCGGCGAGGTGATCGATGCCGCGACGGCGTTGCGGCTCGGTCTGGTGCATGAGGTCGTGCCATCGGGCGCGGTGGCGGCCACACGGGCGCGGATCATCGATGCGCTGCGACAGGGTGGACCCTCGGCGATGCGGGCGGCGAAAACTCTGGTGGCCGATGTTGCCAACCGACCGATCGAGACCGGCCTGATGAGTGCCACCGCGCAGTTGATTTCAGCGCATCGTGCATCGCCCGAGGGGCGCGAAGGGCTGGCGGCATTTCTGGAAAAACGCGCGCCGTCCTGGCGGATCGATTGA
- a CDS encoding acyltransferase family protein, producing MRRLDIDRAKGLAIMLVVFGHIVARQDPAHVAWYPPLRRGIYGFHMPFFFYLSGMVASLASHVRVPPRAWAGLLKSRARRLLLPFAVMGLLIIAGKLAAARFMYVDNPPHSVLAGMIDLVWNPGRSPAYSLWYLAVLFVLGITTPVAVWLARNRLWLVLLGFVALEWATPPWHLYLADICRYGLFYVIGIGAGAAGARWTDWIDRWHRPLMAVFATGFVLVARFGHAWPFDLRLLALGIISMPAVHSLVRRPWLSSDRILVTMGRYSLMIYLFNTIFIGFTKGVLLHLTSWNGDHFLLFLVAMMTTGMIGPIVLKRTVLRAIPPLDRMTG from the coding sequence ATGCGACGGCTCGACATCGATCGCGCCAAAGGCCTCGCGATCATGCTCGTGGTGTTCGGCCATATCGTCGCCCGCCAGGACCCCGCCCACGTCGCCTGGTACCCGCCGCTGCGCCGTGGAATCTACGGGTTTCACATGCCGTTCTTCTTCTATCTGAGCGGCATGGTCGCCTCCCTCGCCAGTCACGTCCGGGTCCCGCCACGCGCATGGGCTGGCCTGCTGAAATCCCGCGCGCGCCGCCTCCTGCTGCCTTTCGCCGTGATGGGTCTGCTGATCATCGCGGGCAAACTCGCCGCCGCCCGGTTCATGTATGTCGACAATCCCCCCCACAGCGTGCTCGCCGGCATGATCGACCTCGTGTGGAACCCGGGGCGCAGCCCCGCTTACTCGCTATGGTACCTCGCGGTGCTCTTCGTCCTCGGCATCACCACCCCCGTCGCGGTCTGGCTCGCCCGCAACCGGCTGTGGCTGGTCCTGCTCGGGTTTGTCGCTCTCGAATGGGCCACGCCGCCATGGCATCTCTACCTCGCCGATATCTGCCGCTACGGCCTGTTCTACGTCATCGGCATCGGCGCCGGAGCCGCCGGGGCACGCTGGACCGACTGGATCGATCGCTGGCATCGCCCCCTGATGGCCGTCTTCGCCACCGGCTTCGTCCTCGTCGCCCGGTTCGGCCACGCCTGGCCGTTCGACCTCCGGTTACTCGCGCTCGGCATCATTTCGATGCCGGCCGTTCATTCTTTGGTAAGACGTCCGTGGTTATCCTCCGATCGTATCCTGGTCACGATGGGGCGATATTCACTCATGATCTACCTGTTCAACACGATCTTCATCGGCTTCACCAAAGGGGTGTTGCTGCACCTGACCTCCTGGAACGGCGATCATTTTCTCCTGTTCCTGGTCGCGATGATGACCACCGGCATGATCGGCCCGATCGTGCTGAAACGCACGGTGCTGCGCGCCATCCCCCCGCTCGACCGGATGACCGGATGA
- a CDS encoding GumC family protein produces MSSTTHRFTSADNLHELVETGFMLRRRLLKFALLILAIGLGFALYVKPSYIATSQMVVLPSTEYTFRPTAGSRSLANEALSLQNMMDSEVAIIRSADLAHQVIATIGVRTLYPALARKPGLLDRLITTIHNLVVPPKPSSGSGALIERAIPVFESHLDVIAGADNDVITIRFGNPRPEVARQVVATLQKLYLERRRAIFTDRQSRAVAAAVAVQRRALATAEDNLTAFQSAHNVTQFQTRESILLSQQGGMEQDLMATRSKVAQLSTSLAALRRAHSSVPRSIPLRQSTNIGERTMALRSSLDALRTKLATMLSNYRPSSPEAQDLRAQIATETALLAHATANGAPSSLESGQNPVFGQIDLDLMQDTASLAAARTRAQQDSAGLAHIGTQLTRLDALKAKLGNLERQKDLAAANYANAAKTLSERQLVEQVDAEKRANVRVLSPPVVPLNPAPLRKLIMLAAVILALFGAVLIVILGNFFRKGALFGRVLEADTDIPLLGIIPELGLTQMHQIKVSR; encoded by the coding sequence ATGTCGTCCACGACCCACCGCTTCACCTCCGCCGACAATCTTCACGAACTGGTCGAAACCGGGTTCATGCTGCGGCGGCGTCTGCTGAAATTCGCGTTGCTGATCTTGGCGATCGGCCTCGGTTTCGCGCTCTACGTCAAACCCAGCTACATCGCGACATCGCAGATGGTCGTGCTGCCGAGCACCGAATACACGTTCCGCCCCACCGCCGGATCGCGCTCTCTCGCCAACGAGGCCCTGTCGCTCCAGAACATGATGGATTCCGAAGTCGCGATCATCCGTTCGGCCGATCTGGCGCATCAGGTGATCGCCACGATCGGCGTCAGGACGCTCTACCCCGCCCTCGCCCGCAAGCCCGGCCTGCTCGACCGCCTGATCACCACCATTCACAATCTGGTCGTCCCCCCGAAACCATCGAGCGGCTCCGGCGCGCTCATCGAACGCGCCATCCCCGTATTCGAAAGCCATCTCGATGTCATCGCCGGGGCGGATAACGACGTGATCACCATCCGCTTTGGCAACCCCAGGCCCGAGGTCGCGCGTCAGGTCGTCGCAACCCTCCAGAAACTCTATCTCGAACGCCGCCGCGCGATCTTCACGGATCGTCAGTCCCGCGCCGTCGCCGCTGCCGTCGCCGTCCAGCGCCGCGCGCTCGCGACCGCCGAAGACAATCTCACCGCATTCCAGTCCGCCCACAACGTAACCCAGTTCCAGACCCGCGAATCCATCCTGCTCAGCCAGCAGGGCGGGATGGAACAGGACCTGATGGCAACCCGTTCGAAAGTCGCGCAGCTCTCAACCAGCCTTGCCGCGCTGCGCCGAGCCCATTCCTCGGTGCCCCGCTCGATCCCGCTCCGGCAGAGCACCAATATCGGCGAACGCACCATGGCCCTGCGTTCGAGCCTCGATGCGCTGCGGACCAAACTTGCCACCATGCTGTCCAACTACCGCCCCAGCAGCCCGGAAGCACAAGACCTCCGCGCCCAGATCGCCACCGAAACCGCCCTGCTCGCCCACGCCACCGCCAATGGCGCGCCATCCAGTCTGGAAAGCGGCCAGAACCCGGTCTTCGGCCAGATCGACCTCGATCTGATGCAGGATACGGCATCCCTGGCCGCCGCCCGCACCCGCGCCCAACAGGACAGCGCGGGCCTTGCCCATATCGGAACCCAACTGACGAGGCTCGATGCGCTCAAGGCTAAGCTCGGCAATCTTGAACGCCAGAAGGATCTCGCCGCCGCCAACTACGCCAATGCCGCCAAAACCCTCAGCGAACGGCAGCTCGTCGAACAGGTCGATGCCGAAAAACGCGCCAATGTCCGCGTCCTCTCACCGCCGGTCGTGCCCCTCAACCCCGCACCGCTGCGCAAGCTGATCATGCTGGCCGCCGTGATCCTCGCGCTGTTCGGTGCCGTTCTCATCGTCATCCTCGGCAACTTCTTCCGCAAGGGCGCCCTGTTCGGACGCGTCCTCGAAGCCGATACCGACATCCCGCTCCTTGGCATCATCCCGGAACTCGGCCTCACCCAGATGCACCAGATCAAGGTCAGCCGCTGA
- a CDS encoding acetyl/propionyl/methylcrotonyl-CoA carboxylase subunit alpha — translation MMFDSVLIANRGEIACRIIRTARRMGLRSIAVFSEADRDAAHVALADQAVAIGPAPAAESYLAIERIIGAARASGATAVHPGYGFLSENAAFAEACAAAGLIFIGPPAAAIRAMGSKSAAKALMARAGVPLVPGYHGDDQDPVRLEAEAAVIGYPVLIKASAGGGGKGMRIVTAPADFAAFLALAKGEARAAFGDDHVLIEKYLTRPRHIEIQVFADRFGNVVSLFERDCSIQRRHQKIIEEAPAPLMSEAQRLTMGEAACAAARAIDYVGAGTVEFIAEGGEFHFMEMNTRLQVEHPVTEMITGLDLVEWQFRVAVGEALPLTQNEIERVGHAIEVRIYAEDPARDFAPSTGTLHHLRLPEPSRHVRIDSGVREGDAVSVHYDPMIAKLIAWDTDRDGAIRHLAQALAGFEIDGVRNNIGLLRRIVTEADFAVADLDTGFIARHEAALMAAAPQASAVVYAAAIDRWLRDLPVSGDPASPWNVRTAWRLNGEAFQDLMVEADGAACSVRVYPRSECAFGFDLEGHIHQANVTAVAPDRVRVMVGGEVVTVTVLRREDLIVVFAHGHRHAMRVIDPFAARGEAAAGGGRVVTTMPGRVMAIGVAPGDIVAAGDLLVTIEAMKVQFRMTAPGGGVVRQVLCSVGELVEDGAELVTIEAEERA, via the coding sequence ATGATGTTCGACTCTGTCTTGATCGCCAATCGCGGCGAGATCGCCTGCCGGATCATCCGCACCGCGCGGCGGATGGGACTGCGCAGCATCGCGGTGTTCTCCGAGGCGGATCGCGATGCCGCCCATGTCGCACTCGCCGATCAGGCGGTGGCGATCGGGCCGGCACCTGCGGCGGAGAGTTATCTGGCGATCGAGCGCATCATTGGGGCGGCACGGGCGAGCGGGGCTACGGCGGTGCATCCCGGCTATGGGTTTCTCAGTGAGAACGCGGCCTTTGCCGAAGCCTGTGCGGCTGCGGGGTTGATCTTCATCGGGCCGCCCGCCGCCGCGATTCGCGCGATGGGCTCGAAATCGGCGGCGAAGGCGCTGATGGCCCGTGCCGGTGTGCCGCTGGTGCCGGGGTATCACGGCGATGATCAGGACCCGGTGCGCCTCGAAGCCGAGGCTGCGGTGATCGGCTATCCGGTGCTGATCAAGGCCTCGGCGGGCGGCGGCGGCAAAGGGATGCGGATCGTGACGGCGCCGGCGGATTTCGCGGCTTTCCTTGCGCTGGCCAAGGGCGAGGCGCGCGCGGCCTTCGGTGACGATCATGTGCTGATCGAAAAATACCTCACCCGGCCACGGCATATCGAAATCCAGGTCTTCGCCGACCGGTTCGGCAATGTGGTCTCGCTGTTCGAGCGGGATTGTTCGATCCAGCGCCGCCATCAGAAGATCATCGAGGAAGCGCCCGCGCCGCTGATGAGCGAGGCACAGCGCCTGACCATGGGCGAGGCGGCGTGTGCGGCGGCGCGGGCGATCGATTACGTCGGGGCGGGAACGGTGGAGTTCATCGCCGAGGGTGGCGAGTTTCATTTCATGGAAATGAATACGCGCCTGCAGGTCGAGCATCCGGTCACCGAGATGATCACCGGGCTTGACCTCGTGGAATGGCAGTTCCGGGTGGCGGTGGGCGAGGCGCTGCCGCTGACCCAGAACGAGATCGAGCGGGTGGGTCACGCGATCGAGGTGCGGATTTACGCTGAGGACCCCGCGCGGGACTTCGCGCCATCGACCGGCACGCTGCATCATCTGCGCCTGCCGGAGCCGTCCCGCCATGTCCGCATCGACTCCGGTGTGCGGGAGGGCGATGCGGTTTCGGTGCATTACGATCCGATGATCGCCAAGTTGATCGCCTGGGACACCGACCGTGACGGGGCGATCCGGCATCTGGCCCAGGCGCTGGCCGGGTTCGAGATCGACGGGGTGCGGAACAATATCGGGCTGCTGCGGCGGATCGTCACCGAAGCCGATTTTGCCGTCGCCGACCTCGATACCGGGTTCATTGCGCGCCACGAGGCGGCGCTGATGGCGGCGGCGCCCCAGGCATCGGCTGTGGTGTATGCGGCGGCGATCGATCGCTGGCTGCGTGATCTGCCGGTGTCAGGCGATCCGGCATCGCCATGGAATGTGCGCACTGCGTGGCGGCTCAACGGTGAGGCGTTTCAGGACCTGATGGTGGAGGCTGACGGGGCGGCGTGTTCGGTGCGGGTTTATCCCCGGTCCGAATGCGCGTTCGGGTTCGATCTGGAGGGGCACATTCATCAGGCGAACGTCACGGCGGTGGCACCTGATCGGGTGCGCGTGATGGTGGGCGGTGAGGTCGTGACGGTCACGGTGTTGCGGCGCGAGGATCTGATCGTGGTGTTCGCGCACGGGCATCGTCATGCGATGCGGGTGATCGATCCGTTCGCAGCGCGGGGCGAGGCTGCCGCAGGGGGTGGACGTGTCGTGACGACGATGCCTGGGCGGGTGATGGCGATCGGGGTCGCGCCCGGCGATATCGTGGCGGCCGGTGATCTGCTGGTGACGATCGAGGCGATGAAGGTGCAGTTCCGCATGACGGCGCCGGGGGGCGGCGTGGTCAGGCAGGTGTTGTGTTCCGTGGGTGAACTCGTCGAGGATGGCGCGGAACTCGTGACCATCGAGGCGGAGGAGAGGGCCTGA
- a CDS encoding outer membrane beta-barrel protein, producing the protein MSLSDRLRDISSLVLLIGLIGSVRIGVAQSIGDALPLAVPGFAVAPGVTALSRLHRDDLPAGIALPGFPPDVDVYPSLGAGIGGDSAPGAGQAASVVGQIQPAVRLDDAALGLVMYAGADLTRYGHDGAADSNDISAGAGMEIPLGPETLTLGAARVATQDSALGLTQSGGSAPFGVVVDAVRLAVRRPVGAFDVTARIAATQAGLSVIGGAVPPGFRARTSLTTGATIETADDAVLRWLVTGHVDVVRYRDAVAGAGFADGDDLALIAGVETEPAAVTRVRLLAGVVRQAFAAGTVRDVTSPVVSAGLGWAPDGLVSLELDVTRDAGLATTLGTPGTAVNTARLAIAEAYARNLLFTFGLDARSGVVANRTATEIDATVAAHLQLSRSLTIAPSLLVARRHDLPGSAPREARVMLLLIWSR; encoded by the coding sequence ATGTCGCTATCGGATCGCTTGCGGGATATTTCGTCTCTGGTGCTGCTGATCGGGTTGATCGGCTCGGTGCGCATTGGTGTGGCGCAGTCGATCGGGGATGCATTGCCGCTGGCCGTGCCGGGGTTTGCGGTGGCACCGGGCGTGACCGCGCTCTCGCGGCTGCATCGCGACGATCTGCCCGCGGGGATCGCGTTGCCGGGTTTTCCGCCGGATGTTGACGTCTATCCGTCGCTGGGCGCGGGCATCGGGGGCGACAGCGCGCCGGGCGCCGGGCAGGCGGCTTCGGTTGTCGGGCAGATCCAGCCGGCGGTGCGGCTCGACGATGCGGCGCTGGGGCTGGTGATGTATGCCGGGGCCGATCTGACGCGCTATGGTCACGATGGCGCTGCTGATTCCAACGATATCTCCGCCGGGGCCGGGATGGAGATCCCGCTCGGGCCGGAGACCCTGACCCTCGGGGCGGCGCGGGTGGCGACGCAGGATTCGGCGCTCGGTCTGACGCAGAGCGGCGGCAGCGCGCCCTTCGGCGTGGTGGTCGATGCGGTGCGGCTGGCGGTCCGCCGCCCGGTGGGGGCATTCGATGTCACGGCGCGGATTGCCGCGACGCAGGCGGGGTTGAGCGTGATCGGCGGGGCGGTGCCGCCGGGGTTTCGCGCACGCACCTCGTTGACGACCGGTGCCACGATCGAGACCGCCGATGATGCGGTGCTGCGCTGGCTGGTGACCGGACATGTCGATGTGGTGCGCTATCGCGATGCGGTGGCGGGCGCGGGATTTGCCGATGGCGATGATCTGGCGCTGATCGCCGGGGTCGAGACCGAACCGGCTGCGGTGACACGGGTGCGGCTGCTCGCGGGCGTGGTGCGTCAGGCATTCGCTGCCGGAACCGTGCGGGATGTGACGAGTCCGGTGGTATCGGCGGGGTTGGGCTGGGCGCCGGATGGTCTGGTTTCGCTCGAACTCGACGTGACGCGCGATGCCGGGCTGGCCACCACGCTCGGGACGCCGGGAACGGCGGTAAATACCGCCCGGCTCGCGATTGCCGAGGCTTATGCGCGCAATCTGCTGTTCACCTTCGGCCTTGATGCGCGCAGCGGTGTGGTGGCGAACCGGACGGCGACGGAGATCGACGCGACCGTGGCGGCGCACCTTCAACTCTCGCGCAGCCTGACGATCGCGCCGTCGCTGCTGGTGGCGCGTCGGCACGATCTGCCGGGGTCGGCGCCGCGCGAGGCGCGGGTGATGCTGCTGCTGATCTGGTCGCGGTAG
- a CDS encoding glycosyltransferase family 2 protein produces MPASHPDPSTSPRSSQPPRPLLSVAICTHNRSLATARCLAGLGAPRSDIDILIIDSGSNATEAEAIERISTRFGAQHIRLAAMGLSAARNAALAASHGTWIAYLDDDATPAPDWVEVLTRSIAQDPDIAAMGGSILPQFQSRLPSWWPPSLRAVLTIIDTVKPDDPGAADTEPYAANIAFRRDILTRFGGFPACLGRHGVRLLSNEETYIIRRLRRARLKVRFNPHLVVHHEIARERLQPAWLIDRQYWSGVSEAVMLGALAEPRARKAWRMAAHTILLAPLLFWPKSSTALLTLRCTAAFAAGFVHGILTDAPDRVPSA; encoded by the coding sequence ATGCCCGCAAGCCACCCCGATCCATCGACCAGCCCCCGGTCATCGCAGCCCCCGCGCCCCCTGCTCAGCGTGGCGATCTGCACCCATAACCGCAGCCTCGCCACAGCCCGCTGCCTCGCCGGGCTCGGTGCCCCCCGGTCCGACATCGACATTCTGATCATCGATTCCGGGTCGAACGCCACCGAGGCCGAAGCGATCGAGCGCATCAGTACCCGGTTCGGTGCGCAGCACATCCGCCTCGCGGCCATGGGGCTGAGCGCCGCCCGCAACGCCGCCCTCGCCGCATCCCACGGCACCTGGATCGCCTATCTCGACGACGATGCCACCCCCGCGCCGGACTGGGTCGAGGTCCTCACCCGCTCGATCGCGCAGGATCCCGACATCGCGGCGATGGGCGGCAGCATCCTGCCGCAATTCCAGTCCCGCCTGCCATCCTGGTGGCCGCCGTCGCTGCGCGCGGTGCTCACCATCATCGACACGGTCAAGCCCGACGACCCCGGCGCTGCCGACACCGAACCCTATGCCGCGAACATCGCCTTCCGCCGCGACATCCTCACAAGGTTCGGCGGTTTCCCGGCCTGCCTCGGCCGGCACGGCGTCCGCCTGCTGTCGAACGAGGAAACCTACATCATCCGCCGCCTGCGCCGCGCCCGCCTGAAAGTCCGGTTCAATCCGCATCTGGTGGTGCACCACGAAATCGCCCGCGAACGCCTGCAGCCCGCCTGGCTGATCGACCGTCAGTACTGGAGCGGGGTTTCCGAAGCCGTGATGCTCGGCGCGCTCGCCGAACCCCGGGCGCGCAAGGCATGGCGCATGGCGGCCCACACCATCCTGCTGGCGCCTTTGCTGTTCTGGCCAAAATCGAGCACCGCCCTTCTCACCCTGCGCTGCACCGCCGCCTTCGCCGCCGGCTTCGTCCACGGCATCCTGACCGACGCGCCGGACCGCGTTCCCTCCGCCTGA
- a CDS encoding carboxyl transferase domain-containing protein, which produces MSGLRSAIDRRSADFTENRTAMRGLVERLRADVAMISTGGGEAARARHVGRGKLLPRDRVRLLLDPASPFLEFSQFAGHGMYDEDVPAGGIITGIGRVSGRECVIVANDATVKGGTYFPVTVKKHLRAQAIAAQNRLPCIYLVDSGGANLPRQDEVFPDREHFGRIFYNQAQMSAAGIPQIAVVMGSCTAGGAYVPAMADESIIVRDQGTIFLGGPPLVKAATGEIVTAEDLGGADVHTRLSGVADHFAESDAHALGIARRIVTALNAGTVAAGETRPPRAALGEPEDIYGVVPADPRAQYDVREVIRLIVDAGEFDEFKQRYGTTLVTGFAHVWGYPVGIVANNGVLFSESALKGAHFIELCAQRGIPLVFLQNITGFMVGRKYEAGGIAKDGAKLVTAVATAAVPKFTVIIGGSFGAGNYGMCGRAYDPHFLWMWPNARISVMGGFQAASVLAQVRRDNIEAKGGAWSAEDEAVFKAPIAAQYESQGHPYYASARLWDDGIIDPADTRMVLGLGLSASRNTEARPTRFGLFRM; this is translated from the coding sequence ATGAGCGGGTTGCGCTCGGCGATCGATCGGCGTTCGGCGGATTTCACGGAAAATCGGACGGCGATGCGGGGGTTGGTCGAACGATTGCGCGCCGATGTCGCGATGATCAGCACCGGTGGCGGCGAAGCGGCGCGGGCGCGGCATGTCGGCCGGGGCAAGCTGCTGCCGCGCGACCGGGTGCGGCTGCTGCTCGATCCGGCCTCGCCGTTTCTGGAGTTTTCGCAATTCGCCGGGCACGGCATGTATGACGAGGACGTGCCTGCCGGCGGCATCATTACCGGGATCGGCCGAGTTAGCGGACGGGAATGCGTGATCGTCGCCAATGACGCGACGGTGAAGGGCGGGACGTATTTTCCGGTCACGGTCAAGAAGCATCTGCGGGCGCAGGCGATTGCGGCGCAGAACCGGCTGCCGTGCATTTATCTCGTCGATTCCGGCGGGGCCAATCTGCCTCGTCAGGACGAGGTGTTTCCCGATCGCGAGCATTTTGGCCGGATTTTCTATAATCAGGCGCAGATGTCGGCGGCTGGAATTCCGCAGATCGCGGTGGTGATGGGCTCCTGCACGGCGGGCGGTGCCTACGTGCCGGCAATGGCCGATGAAAGCATCATCGTGCGGGATCAGGGCACGATTTTTCTCGGGGGACCGCCGCTGGTCAAGGCCGCGACCGGCGAAATCGTGACGGCGGAGGATCTCGGAGGGGCGGATGTGCATACCCGGCTCTCGGGTGTCGCGGATCACTTTGCCGAGAGCGACGCCCATGCGCTCGGGATTGCGCGGCGGATCGTGACAGCGCTGAACGCGGGGACGGTTGCGGCGGGTGAGACGCGCCCGCCGCGTGCGGCCCTGGGCGAGCCCGAGGATATCTATGGCGTGGTGCCCGCTGATCCGCGCGCGCAATACGATGTGCGCGAGGTGATCCGGCTGATCGTCGATGCCGGGGAATTCGACGAGTTCAAGCAGCGTTACGGCACCACGCTGGTGACCGGTTTCGCCCATGTCTGGGGCTATCCGGTCGGGATCGTCGCCAATAACGGGGTGCTGTTTTCGGAATCGGCGCTCAAGGGGGCGCATTTCATCGAATTATGCGCGCAGCGCGGGATTCCGCTGGTGTTTCTGCAGAACATCACGGGCTTCATGGTCGGGCGGAAATACGAGGCGGGTGGGATTGCCAAGGACGGCGCGAAACTGGTGACGGCGGTTGCGACCGCCGCAGTGCCGAAATTCACCGTGATCATCGGCGGTTCGTTCGGGGCGGGGAATTACGGCATGTGCGGACGGGCCTATGATCCGCATTTCCTGTGGATGTGGCCGAATGCGCGGATTTCGGTGATGGGCGGCTTTCAGGCGGCTTCGGTGCTCGCGCAGGTCCGGCGCGACAATATCGAGGCGAAAGGCGGGGCCTGGAGCGCGGAAGACGAGGCGGTGTTCAAGGCACCGATCGCGGCGCAGTACGAGAGCCAGGGACATCCCTATTACGCGAGTGCCAGACTGTGGGATGATGGGATCATCGATCCCGCCGATACCCGCATGGTGCTGGGTCTCGGGCTTTCGGCAAGCCGGAATACCGAGGCGCGGCCGACGCGGTTCGGCCTGTTCAGGATGTGA